A single Paenibacillus kribbensis DNA region contains:
- the trxA gene encoding thioredoxin, translated as MAIVNVSDQSFNAEVEGTGTVLVDFWAPWCGPCKMIAPILEDLSTEVGDSVKIAKVNVDENPESASRFGVMSIPTLIVFKDGQPVDKVVGLNSKEALKNMLTKHQ; from the coding sequence ATGGCAATTGTTAACGTGTCCGATCAATCCTTCAACGCAGAAGTCGAAGGCACAGGAACCGTTTTGGTTGATTTTTGGGCGCCATGGTGCGGTCCTTGCAAAATGATCGCTCCTATTCTGGAGGATCTGTCCACAGAGGTGGGCGACAGCGTCAAAATCGCGAAAGTAAACGTGGATGAAAATCCAGAGTCTGCTTCTCGTTTCGGCGTTATGAGCATTCCTACTCTGATCGTCTTCAAAGACGGACAGCCTGTTGATAAAGTGGTAGGTTTGAACTCAAAAGAAGCACTGAAAAACATGCTTACCAAACACCAATAA
- the uvrC gene encoding excinuclease ABC subunit UvrC: MKSFTEDLHDQEKALENIRHKLALLPDASGCYLMKNGEGTIIYVGKAKVLKNRVRSYFTGSHNGKTQRLVADIRDFEYIVTASNMEALILECNLIKKYQPRYNVLLKDDKTFPYLKITNEAHPKLEVTRRVLKDKAKYFGPYPNSYAAHQTKKLLDRMYPLRKCGVMPKEVCLYYHMHQCLGPCVKEVDQETYDQIGQEIASFLSGGHEEIKKDLQRKMQEAAEELYFERAKELRDQIISIDAMMEKQKITTSDAKDRDVFGFSVDKGWMCVQILYVRKGKMIERHMSTFPFYGEAYSDFMSYVTQYYSDNPAVPQEILLPDTSKLVKQTEQDGQSVEPASERPADTLLVAEERASYAESAHPETEAQLSGGLEEPATAALALAEWLDVKVFVPQRGLKKQMTEMATENARVALDEKFKLIERDEERTSKAASNLGHAIGLDRLHRVEAFDNSNIQGSDPVSAMIVFIDGKPAKKEYRKYKIRSVQGPDDYETMREVIRRRYERVLKENLERPDLIVVDGGRGQIKAATDVLENELGLFIPVCGLVKDAKHRTSQLLVGESSEAVKLARNSEEFYLLQRIQDEVHRFAITFHREQRGKSMITSRLDSIPGIGEKRRKLLLKHFGSLRKIREASVEDFRPLSIGDKLARQIIAALREEES, encoded by the coding sequence ATGAAATCTTTTACGGAGGACTTGCACGATCAGGAGAAGGCGCTGGAGAACATACGGCATAAATTAGCGTTACTGCCGGATGCATCAGGTTGTTATCTGATGAAGAATGGCGAAGGCACCATTATTTATGTCGGCAAGGCCAAAGTGTTGAAAAACCGGGTCCGTTCCTATTTTACAGGCAGCCATAATGGCAAGACGCAGCGACTGGTTGCCGATATTCGTGATTTTGAATATATCGTAACAGCCAGTAATATGGAGGCGCTCATTCTGGAGTGCAACCTGATCAAAAAGTATCAGCCGCGCTATAACGTGCTGTTGAAGGATGATAAAACCTTTCCGTATTTGAAAATTACGAACGAGGCCCACCCCAAGCTGGAGGTGACCCGGCGCGTTCTGAAAGATAAAGCAAAATATTTTGGGCCTTATCCCAACTCCTACGCGGCACATCAGACGAAGAAGCTGTTGGATCGCATGTATCCGCTGCGCAAGTGCGGTGTGATGCCCAAGGAAGTATGCCTGTATTATCACATGCATCAATGTTTGGGACCCTGTGTAAAAGAAGTTGATCAGGAAACGTATGACCAGATTGGTCAGGAGATTGCTTCTTTTTTGAGCGGGGGACATGAGGAAATTAAAAAAGATCTCCAGCGTAAAATGCAGGAGGCCGCAGAGGAGCTGTATTTTGAGCGTGCCAAGGAGCTGCGGGATCAGATTATCAGTATTGACGCCATGATGGAAAAGCAGAAAATCACAACCTCTGATGCCAAGGACCGAGATGTGTTCGGGTTTTCGGTAGACAAGGGCTGGATGTGTGTGCAAATCCTATATGTTCGCAAGGGTAAAATGATCGAGCGGCATATGTCGACTTTTCCTTTCTACGGAGAGGCTTACAGCGATTTTATGTCCTATGTGACGCAATATTACAGTGACAACCCGGCAGTACCGCAGGAAATTTTGCTGCCCGATACATCCAAGCTGGTAAAGCAGACGGAACAGGATGGGCAGAGTGTAGAACCTGCTTCAGAACGTCCTGCTGATACACTTCTGGTGGCTGAGGAACGAGCTTCTTATGCGGAGTCAGCACATCCAGAAACAGAAGCCCAGCTCTCCGGCGGGCTGGAGGAACCGGCTACAGCAGCCCTTGCTCTGGCTGAATGGCTGGATGTAAAGGTGTTTGTACCACAGCGTGGTCTGAAAAAACAAATGACCGAGATGGCAACGGAAAATGCACGTGTCGCTTTGGATGAGAAGTTTAAGCTGATCGAGCGGGACGAGGAGCGGACATCCAAGGCTGCGAGCAATCTGGGGCATGCAATTGGACTGGATCGCTTGCATCGGGTGGAGGCGTTTGATAATTCCAACATACAAGGCTCTGACCCTGTATCAGCCATGATTGTGTTCATTGACGGCAAGCCTGCCAAAAAGGAGTATCGGAAATATAAAATCCGTTCTGTGCAGGGGCCAGATGACTATGAAACGATGCGTGAGGTTATTCGGCGCCGATATGAGCGTGTGCTGAAGGAAAATCTGGAGCGACCCGATCTGATTGTTGTCGATGGTGGGCGTGGGCAAATTAAGGCGGCGACTGATGTACTGGAAAATGAGCTTGGTTTATTCATTCCGGTGTGTGGTCTCGTGAAGGATGCCAAACACAGAACTTCCCAGCTACTGGTGGGAGAATCCAGTGAGGCTGTGAAATTGGCTCGTAATAGCGAAGAATTTTATCTGCTGCAACGAATTCAGGACGAGGTTCACCGTTTTGCGATTACCTTCCACCGGGAGCAACGCGGCAAGTCCATGATAACGTCCCGTCTGGATTCCATTCCGGGCATTGGCGAGAAGCGGCGCAAGCTGCTGCTTAAGCATTTTGGGTCCCTCAGAAAAATAAGAGAGGCCAGCGTCGAAGACTTCCGGCCTCTCTCTATTGGTGATAAGCTTGCGCGTCAGATTATAGCTGCCCTTCGGGAGGAGGAGTCGTAG
- a CDS encoding CPBP family intramembrane glutamic endopeptidase: MNPIGKPVVLSANFKRLGLLGGIGLICFFIFQLLIPSLSNPSPESLMSTATISKQEAVNHALDFARSELGYTESPPEMPVVTYQAETDLYGYLSREKLLQQYDRTWKKSYPYETFRVDIPDPSTKGKLQIHVDLSTGKVVSFKRMTSSTNYAQADISTDEQARSRLVRAAEGDMTLEAKEQAASVWVKRFGFKPSDLKLVTNEGEGGLKYTVDGKQIGSSVLTLAFTFEDGDVRSFTQSFSAPSSYTDYVKKQTYWANWMTYAGYALFTFVLAVLAIVYASLTRRHTSFVRGIVLSVVYFVATMAGTLNMLPLLQAEAGSRGMLIFLMVFQVGVSFAMTVALYFSLVGGDGLMRQVGLNAWPRAKEPGYGLYVLRSMYVGYLWAFILLGVQSILFFVLERTFNTFSTTDATQSPYNMAYPWLLPIMAWMAGIGEEAVYRLFGIPMVKKIVRNTFVACLITTLIWALGHTLYPIYPVISRPIELTFLGLLFSFVFLRYGFIAAMFSHVIFDSILMGFSVMSLGDTVNLSAGLFWILLPAIVGYVFYWFSPKKPNRIMFEPIKKEEPYTTTPPPEGQL, translated from the coding sequence ATGAATCCTATCGGGAAACCGGTCGTGCTCTCGGCCAACTTCAAAAGATTAGGCTTGTTGGGCGGGATTGGCCTGATTTGCTTTTTTATCTTTCAATTGCTGATTCCCTCGCTTAGCAATCCAAGTCCAGAATCATTGATGAGCACAGCGACGATCAGCAAACAAGAAGCGGTTAACCACGCATTAGACTTCGCTCGCTCCGAGCTGGGCTATACAGAATCACCGCCAGAAATGCCTGTCGTCACCTATCAGGCTGAAACGGATTTGTACGGTTATTTATCCAGAGAAAAACTGCTTCAACAGTACGACCGTACATGGAAAAAAAGCTACCCTTACGAAACTTTTCGGGTCGATATCCCAGATCCTTCCACGAAGGGAAAATTGCAAATTCATGTGGATTTATCGACTGGCAAAGTCGTTAGCTTTAAACGAATGACCTCCAGTACCAATTACGCACAAGCCGATATTTCTACGGATGAGCAAGCGCGCAGCAGGCTTGTTCGTGCGGCTGAGGGCGACATGACGCTTGAAGCAAAAGAGCAGGCAGCCTCTGTATGGGTCAAGCGCTTTGGCTTTAAGCCGTCGGACTTGAAGCTCGTGACCAACGAAGGGGAGGGTGGATTAAAGTATACCGTGGACGGAAAACAAATCGGCTCCTCGGTACTTACACTGGCGTTTACTTTTGAAGATGGGGATGTTCGCTCGTTTACACAGAGCTTTTCTGCCCCATCGTCCTATACCGATTATGTCAAAAAGCAAACCTACTGGGCCAACTGGATGACCTATGCGGGTTATGCCTTGTTTACCTTCGTATTGGCCGTACTCGCGATTGTCTACGCGTCTCTCACACGACGCCACACTTCCTTTGTACGCGGCATTGTTTTGTCCGTTGTGTATTTTGTTGCTACTATGGCAGGGACCTTGAACATGCTGCCTTTACTGCAAGCAGAAGCAGGCAGCCGGGGAATGCTTATATTTCTCATGGTTTTCCAGGTTGGTGTTTCCTTCGCTATGACCGTAGCACTCTATTTCTCCCTGGTCGGCGGTGACGGGCTTATGCGTCAGGTTGGACTGAATGCATGGCCACGTGCCAAAGAGCCGGGCTACGGGCTGTATGTGCTTCGCAGTATGTATGTTGGTTACCTGTGGGCCTTTATTTTACTTGGAGTACAATCCATTTTGTTCTTTGTACTGGAACGTACCTTCAATACGTTCTCCACAACAGATGCCACGCAATCTCCTTACAATATGGCTTATCCATGGTTATTGCCGATTATGGCCTGGATGGCTGGTATTGGGGAGGAGGCCGTATACCGTCTGTTCGGTATTCCGATGGTGAAAAAAATAGTGAGGAACACTTTTGTCGCTTGCCTGATCACCACGCTTATATGGGCACTGGGGCACACACTGTATCCGATCTATCCGGTGATTTCCAGACCTATTGAGCTGACCTTCCTCGGATTGCTGTTCAGCTTTGTGTTCCTGCGTTACGGCTTTATCGCTGCCATGTTCAGCCACGTTATTTTTGACAGCATTCTCATGGGCTTTAGTGTGATGAGTTTGGGAGATACCGTGAACCTGAGCGCAGGTTTGTTCTGGATCTTACTTCCAGCCATTGTGGGTTACGTTTTTTACTGGTTTAGTCCAAAAAAGCCTAATCGAATCATGTTTGAGCCTATTAAAAAAGAGGAGCCGTATACTACGACTCCTCCTCCCGAAGGGCAGCTATAA
- a CDS encoding TrkH family potassium uptake protein, giving the protein MNPNAGWLRLSPPRIFVAGFAVIILIGSLLLMLPISNTTGKPLAFIDALFTAASATCVTGLVVKDTGTFFTTFGQVVIAALIQVGGLGFMTMATLIALVFKRRISLRERLILQEAMNQTSVEGIIGLIRKVLLYSLVIEGVCATIFAVRWSFDMPVGRAIYFGIWHAISMFNNAGFDLFGHFRSLTGYVYDPVVNFTAMFLIISGGIGFVVMSDLAEYRKRQRLTLHTKVVLSMTAALIVVGSLVIFVFEFTNPNTLGSLDWGGKLLGSLFQSVTPRTAGANTLDIASLRQATQFFIIILMFIGASPGSTGGGIKTTTFALLVGAVFSMLRGREDIVLFKYRLAQARIYKALTITLLGLLFVIGVTMILSATEDHHFLMILFETVSAFGTVGLSMGLTPDLTVVGKLVITLTMFAGRLGPLTLAYALGPKKGKELYRHPEGKMIIG; this is encoded by the coding sequence ATGAACCCCAATGCCGGCTGGCTTCGGCTTTCTCCACCGCGGATATTTGTTGCGGGCTTTGCCGTTATCATACTTATAGGTAGTTTATTGTTAATGCTGCCGATTTCCAATACAACGGGGAAGCCGCTTGCGTTTATAGACGCTTTGTTTACAGCGGCTTCCGCGACCTGTGTCACAGGACTTGTCGTTAAGGACACGGGGACTTTTTTTACAACCTTCGGTCAGGTGGTGATCGCTGCGCTCATTCAGGTCGGCGGTCTCGGTTTTATGACCATGGCAACCCTGATCGCGCTGGTGTTCAAGCGTCGCATCTCCTTGCGGGAGCGTCTCATTTTGCAGGAGGCGATGAATCAGACCTCTGTAGAGGGGATCATCGGCTTGATCCGTAAGGTGTTATTGTATTCACTGGTCATTGAGGGCGTGTGCGCTACGATATTTGCGGTTCGCTGGTCCTTTGACATGCCTGTAGGCAGGGCGATTTATTTTGGAATCTGGCATGCGATTTCCATGTTTAACAATGCTGGTTTCGATTTATTCGGTCACTTTCGCAGCCTGACAGGTTATGTATATGATCCCGTCGTTAATTTTACCGCTATGTTTTTGATTATCTCGGGAGGCATCGGCTTTGTGGTGATGTCGGATCTGGCAGAATATCGCAAACGTCAGAGACTGACCTTGCATACCAAGGTGGTACTTAGCATGACGGCTGCACTGATTGTAGTCGGTAGCCTTGTCATCTTTGTTTTCGAGTTTACGAATCCAAACACATTAGGCTCGCTCGATTGGGGAGGCAAGCTGCTGGGATCTTTATTCCAGTCGGTAACCCCTCGTACCGCTGGTGCTAATACGCTGGATATCGCAAGCCTGCGGCAGGCTACGCAGTTTTTCATCATTATACTGATGTTCATAGGGGCTTCCCCTGGCTCCACTGGTGGCGGGATTAAAACGACAACGTTCGCGCTACTCGTTGGAGCGGTGTTTTCTATGCTGCGAGGTCGGGAAGATATTGTATTGTTCAAGTATCGGCTTGCGCAAGCACGAATTTACAAGGCTTTGACCATTACTCTGTTGGGACTGTTGTTCGTGATTGGGGTAACGATGATTTTGTCTGCCACCGAAGATCATCATTTTCTGATGATTTTGTTTGAAACGGTGTCTGCCTTTGGAACGGTGGGATTGTCGATGGGGCTTACACCTGATTTGACCGTTGTTGGCAAGCTGGTGATTACTCTGACGATGTTTGCAGGTAGACTCGGACCGCTCACGCTGGCTTATGCACTTGGCCCCAAAAAGGGTAAGGAATTATATCGGCATCCGGAAGGCAAAATGATTATAGGATAG
- a CDS encoding potassium channel family protein: protein MKTQQFVVIGLGRFGSSLALQLVDMGCEVLGIDRNEDVVDSMSELLTHTVVADATDEDSLRSLGIRNFDCGIVAIGDDIQVSILTTILLKELGVKKVVAKAISVLHGRALEKLGVDRVIYPERDMGIRVAHQLVTPNLLDYLELSKEYSIVELNVPACLNGKTLSELNARTRFGCSIVALHTANGILIAPTAMDRLKADDIMVIIGSNDNIARFEDEVVNVNEEG from the coding sequence ATGAAAACGCAGCAGTTTGTAGTTATTGGCTTGGGACGGTTTGGCTCAAGCCTGGCTTTGCAATTGGTGGATATGGGGTGCGAGGTACTTGGCATCGACCGCAATGAGGACGTTGTAGACAGCATGAGTGAGCTGCTGACGCATACTGTTGTAGCGGATGCTACCGATGAGGATTCGTTGCGGTCGCTAGGTATCCGTAATTTCGATTGCGGTATTGTTGCTATTGGGGATGACATTCAGGTAAGCATTCTAACCACCATTTTGCTGAAAGAGCTGGGTGTAAAAAAAGTCGTAGCCAAAGCGATATCTGTGCTGCACGGACGGGCATTGGAAAAGCTCGGTGTGGACCGTGTCATTTATCCTGAACGGGATATGGGAATACGGGTGGCCCATCAGCTGGTTACGCCTAATTTGCTCGACTATTTGGAGCTATCCAAGGAATACAGCATTGTGGAACTAAATGTACCCGCATGCCTCAATGGCAAAACGTTATCAGAGCTGAATGCCCGTACCCGCTTTGGCTGCAGTATCGTGGCTCTTCATACGGCGAACGGTATTCTCATTGCGCCAACGGCTATGGATCGGCTAAAAGCGGACGATATTATGGTCATCATCGGTTCCAATGACAATATCGCCCGCTTCGAGGATGAGGTCGTTAACGTCAATGAAGAAGGCTAA
- a CDS encoding LysR family transcriptional regulator, with translation MFEDLNAFAVIVEQSSLNKASKLLNLSQPALSRKIAKLEEELGVQLFDRRGKRLEITSTGRFVYTFALEQRQRQLRFLQKLSRHKNEAQSMLTLGASLTTLQTTLPTLVEAFMSKHPQTELKLLTGKTHEIVAFVRDKKADAGVVGSAIHEAGLRCIPLFDDHLELVVPLGHELTARAGTASMKDLQGLPMIIFSKGTWYRSLTDDLFQRSGIMPDIRMEIDSFEAIVRLLPTCKASALLPKSYLRSELLRDNGLTALFLPDLKETRRTTSLIYSETADLSSTARSWISETRASFAGYRMV, from the coding sequence ATGTTTGAGGACTTGAATGCCTTTGCTGTCATTGTCGAGCAATCCAGCCTGAATAAAGCCTCCAAACTGCTTAATCTGTCCCAGCCCGCCCTGTCCCGTAAAATCGCCAAGCTGGAGGAAGAATTGGGTGTGCAGCTCTTTGATCGACGGGGCAAACGGCTCGAAATTACGTCAACCGGACGATTTGTATATACCTTCGCACTGGAGCAACGGCAACGACAGCTCCGCTTTTTGCAAAAGCTGTCCCGGCACAAAAACGAAGCCCAAAGCATGCTCACCCTGGGCGCAAGTCTCACGACACTCCAAACGACGCTGCCCACCCTCGTCGAAGCTTTCATGAGCAAGCATCCCCAAACCGAGCTGAAGTTACTCACAGGCAAAACTCATGAAATCGTCGCTTTTGTACGTGACAAAAAAGCAGACGCCGGTGTTGTCGGGTCTGCCATTCATGAGGCCGGACTGCGTTGCATTCCGCTATTTGACGATCATTTGGAGCTGGTCGTTCCGCTAGGACATGAATTAACAGCCAGAGCAGGAACGGCCTCGATGAAAGACCTGCAGGGTTTGCCAATGATTATTTTCTCCAAAGGAACCTGGTATCGCAGCTTGACAGATGATTTGTTCCAGCGCAGCGGCATCATGCCCGATATCCGGATGGAAATCGACTCCTTCGAGGCCATTGTTCGCCTGCTTCCAACCTGTAAGGCTTCTGCGTTACTGCCCAAATCCTATTTGCGCAGCGAACTGCTGCGGGATAATGGACTCACTGCGCTGTTCTTACCGGACTTGAAGGAGACACGCCGAACGACGTCTCTCATTTATTCAGAGACGGCAGATCTCAGCTCGACAGCGCGAAGCTGGATTAGCGAAACACGCGCGTCGTTTGCCGGCTATCGTATGGTGTAG
- a CDS encoding succinate dehydrogenase cytochrome b558 subunit gives MKGFYSRKLHSLLGVIPLALFFVEHLVTNFTAVEGGKEGFNRSVAFLNGLPLVIVLETLFIYLPLLFHGIYGLYIAYQADPNVKNFGYSRNWRFLFQRITGVITFVFIIWHVFDTRIQVALGNVTHEELGGVMHGIVTNPVYFILYLISVVSASFHFANGLWAFMVSWGITVGPRAQKVSSYICMTLFVVVSLGFIASLFAFRSAEFQETATALIQSSAIQQLL, from the coding sequence ATGAAAGGATTCTATTCCAGAAAGCTGCATTCGCTTCTTGGCGTCATCCCGCTGGCTCTTTTTTTTGTTGAGCATTTGGTGACGAACTTCACTGCAGTGGAGGGAGGCAAGGAAGGATTCAATCGCAGTGTGGCCTTCCTGAATGGTTTGCCGCTGGTGATTGTACTTGAAACGTTATTCATCTACTTGCCATTATTGTTCCACGGAATTTATGGCTTGTATATTGCTTACCAGGCTGATCCGAATGTCAAAAATTTTGGCTATTCGCGTAACTGGCGCTTTCTGTTCCAGCGTATTACCGGCGTCATTACGTTCGTGTTCATTATCTGGCACGTGTTCGATACACGTATTCAGGTGGCTCTGGGTAATGTAACACATGAGGAGCTGGGCGGTGTAATGCACGGCATTGTAACGAACCCAGTCTATTTTATTCTGTATTTAATCAGCGTTGTTTCGGCATCCTTTCACTTTGCTAACGGGCTATGGGCATTTATGGTCAGTTGGGGTATCACCGTGGGACCACGTGCGCAAAAGGTATCCTCCTATATTTGCATGACCCTGTTCGTGGTGGTATCCCTCGGTTTTATCGCTTCCCTGTTTGCATTCCGCAGCGCGGAATTCCAGGAAACGGCTACCGCTTTGATACAAAGCAGCGCTATTCAACAGCTACTGTAA
- the sdhA gene encoding succinate dehydrogenase flavoprotein subunit — MAASNIIVVGGGLAGLMATIKAAEAGVHVHLFSLVPVKRSHSVCAQGGINGAVNTKGEGDSPWIHFDDSVYGGDFLANQPPVKAMCEAAPGIIHLMDRMGVMFNRTPEGLLDFRRFGGTQHHRTAFAGATTGQQLLYALDEQVRRWESDGLVTKYENWEFLQAVLDDEGSCRGICAQDLRTMEVKTFAADAVILASGGPGIIFGKTTNSVINTGTAAGAVYQQGVRYANGEFIQIHPTAIPGDDKLRLMSESARGEGGRIWTYKDGKPWYFLEEKYPAYGNLVPRDIATREIFSVCVDEGLGINGENMVYLDLSHKDPKELDVKLGGIIEIYEKFVGDDPRKIPMKIFPAVHYSMGGMWVDYNQMTNIPGLFAAGECEFQYHGANRLGANSLLSAIYGGMVAGPKAVEYIKGLKKSTQDVASSVFDAAVKQQTEKYERILHMNGKENAYVLHKELGEWMTNNMTVVRYNDKLEATIQKIKELKERYANININDASRWNNAGAAFTRQLWNMMELAEAMTKGALLRNESRGAHYKPDFPDRNDEEFLKTTIADWTPEGPQISYEDVDVSLIKPRIRDYSKNK; from the coding sequence ATGGCAGCATCCAACATTATTGTCGTGGGCGGCGGTCTGGCGGGTCTGATGGCTACGATCAAGGCGGCAGAGGCAGGAGTCCACGTTCATTTATTTTCTTTGGTTCCGGTCAAAAGATCCCACTCCGTTTGTGCTCAAGGCGGCATCAACGGGGCAGTGAATACCAAGGGCGAGGGAGACTCACCCTGGATTCATTTTGATGATTCGGTCTATGGCGGGGATTTTCTGGCCAACCAGCCTCCGGTAAAAGCAATGTGCGAAGCGGCTCCGGGGATTATCCATCTCATGGACCGCATGGGTGTTATGTTTAACCGGACACCGGAAGGATTGCTGGATTTCCGTCGCTTTGGCGGTACCCAGCATCATCGGACAGCCTTTGCTGGAGCGACGACAGGTCAGCAGCTCCTGTATGCTTTGGATGAGCAAGTACGGCGCTGGGAATCCGATGGCTTGGTGACCAAATATGAAAATTGGGAGTTTTTACAGGCGGTACTGGATGATGAAGGTAGCTGTCGTGGTATTTGTGCGCAGGATTTACGCACGATGGAAGTGAAAACTTTTGCAGCGGATGCCGTTATTTTGGCATCGGGTGGTCCCGGCATTATTTTTGGTAAAACCACAAATTCCGTGATTAATACCGGCACGGCTGCCGGCGCGGTGTATCAGCAGGGCGTACGCTATGCGAACGGTGAGTTTATCCAGATTCATCCGACGGCTATTCCAGGGGATGACAAGCTGCGTCTTATGTCTGAGTCGGCACGGGGAGAGGGCGGTCGTATTTGGACGTACAAAGACGGCAAGCCGTGGTATTTCCTCGAAGAAAAATATCCGGCTTACGGAAATTTGGTTCCACGCGATATTGCGACACGTGAAATATTCAGCGTATGCGTCGATGAAGGACTTGGCATTAATGGCGAGAATATGGTCTACCTCGATCTGTCCCACAAGGACCCGAAAGAGCTGGACGTGAAGCTGGGCGGTATTATTGAAATTTATGAAAAATTCGTCGGTGACGATCCTCGTAAAATCCCGATGAAAATTTTCCCGGCTGTGCATTATTCAATGGGTGGCATGTGGGTCGATTACAATCAGATGACGAATATACCGGGGCTGTTTGCTGCCGGGGAATGTGAATTCCAGTATCATGGAGCCAACCGTTTGGGTGCAAACTCGTTGTTGTCAGCTATTTATGGCGGGATGGTGGCTGGACCGAAGGCTGTGGAATACATTAAGGGCTTAAAAAAATCCACCCAGGATGTAGCTTCCTCCGTGTTCGACGCAGCGGTAAAACAGCAGACGGAGAAGTACGAGCGTATTTTGCATATGAACGGAAAAGAAAATGCTTATGTTCTTCACAAAGAGCTGGGCGAATGGATGACGAACAATATGACTGTCGTTCGTTATAACGACAAGCTGGAAGCTACGATCCAGAAGATCAAAGAGCTGAAGGAGCGTTATGCCAACATCAACATCAATGATGCTTCGCGCTGGAACAATGCGGGTGCGGCGTTTACACGCCAGCTGTGGAATATGATGGAGCTGGCTGAAGCGATGACCAAGGGGGCGCTGCTGCGCAATGAAAGCCGCGGAGCTCACTATAAGCCGGACTTCCCGGATCGTAACGATGAGGAGTTCCTGAAAACAACCATTGCAGACTGGACACCGGAAGGACCCCAAATTTCATATGAAGACGTGGACGTTTCACTGATCAAGCCGCGTATTCGAGATTATTCCAAGAACAAGTAA
- the sdhB gene encoding succinate dehydrogenase iron-sulfur subunit produces the protein MSEQVVKSNKTVKFVVTRQNEPNASPYTEEFELPYRPGMNVISALMEIQRNPVDSHGKETAPVCWESNCLEEVCGACSMVINGKPRQACAALVDKLEQPITIAPMNTFPVVRDLIIDRSRMFNALKKVKAWIPIDGTYDLGPGPRMAEKKRQWAYELSKCMTCGVCLEACPNVNEKTTFIGPAAISQVRLFNSHPTGEMNQEERLDALMTDDGLEGCGNSQNCVRSCPKGIPLTTSIAEMNKQTTKHMFKRWLTV, from the coding sequence ATGTCGGAGCAAGTAGTGAAATCGAATAAAACAGTGAAGTTCGTTGTGACCCGTCAGAATGAACCGAATGCCAGTCCATATACGGAAGAATTCGAATTACCCTATCGCCCGGGCATGAATGTGATTAGCGCGCTGATGGAAATTCAGCGCAACCCGGTAGACAGCCATGGTAAAGAGACTGCCCCGGTATGCTGGGAGTCGAACTGTCTGGAGGAAGTATGCGGAGCCTGCTCGATGGTGATTAACGGCAAGCCGCGTCAGGCCTGTGCTGCGCTTGTTGATAAGCTGGAACAGCCGATTACGATTGCACCGATGAACACATTCCCGGTTGTGCGGGATTTGATCATCGACCGCAGCCGGATGTTTAACGCACTCAAGAAGGTCAAAGCATGGATTCCGATTGACGGCACCTACGATCTGGGCCCTGGCCCCAGAATGGCGGAGAAAAAGCGTCAATGGGCGTATGAACTGTCCAAGTGCATGACCTGCGGGGTTTGCCTGGAGGCTTGCCCAAATGTCAACGAGAAGACAACGTTCATTGGACCTGCGGCGATATCTCAGGTTCGCCTGTTTAACAGCCACCCGACAGGGGAAATGAATCAGGAGGAGCGGCTGGATGCATTGATGACGGACGACGGGCTGGAGGGCTGTGGTAATTCGCAAAACTGCGTACGTTCTTGCCCGAAAGGCATTCCGTTGACAACCTCCATTGCCGAAATGAACAAGCAAACGACCAAGCATATGTTCAAGCGTTGGTTGACTGTATAG